The genomic interval CATGTAATCTTGCTGGTAATACTCTTGTATCATTTAATACTAGGCAATCACCAGGATTAATATACTCATATATATCTTTAAATTTGCGATGCTCTAATTCACCAGTTTCTTTATTTACTACCATCAATCTACTACTTGTGCGATCCTCTAAAGGAGTTTGAGCAATTAAGTCTTCTGGTAAATAAAAATCAAATAAATCTACTTTCATTTCTGTCACCTATTCTCTCTTTCATACAATCGTAATCTTAACGAAATTTGCCTATAAAATAAAAAAACAACGATAAAACAATACTAATTACAATACAAGTTGTAATTGGAAAATAAAAAGTCGTATGTTCTTTTTTTATCATAATGTCACCAGGAAGTTTTCCAATCGGATTAAATTGCATAACAAGCCCAATAAGGAAAACAATTACACCGATGATCATTAAATACTTGGAAATTTCATTCATCATTCTCTTCCTTTATCTCATTTATTCTACTTATACTATAGTAAAAAATACGAACCCTAACATTAATCTGGCTGTATATTTAAATGGTCATAAACAAGATGGGTAACACTTCGTCC from Niallia sp. FSL W8-0635 carries:
- a CDS encoding DUF2905 domain-containing protein, which translates into the protein MNEISKYLMIIGVIVFLIGLVMQFNPIGKLPGDIMIKKEHTTFYFPITTCIVISIVLSLFFYFIGKFR